The segment TATATTCGGGTGGTGCTAGGGAGGATTTCATgatgaatcttttttttttttttttgccccaGTACATTTAAGGTTGTGACTCTTAATAAGTTGAGAGCAGATCCACGACTGACAACCACTTGGAATTACAGAGACAACTTTACAACTTCCAGCATGATGTTCCTGAAGCTCAGTCTGCTCACCTGTAAGTTTCTGTTATGCTGTTTTATCTTAAATTCAGTTTCTAGTTGTACTAATTCTAATCTCTAAATATTCAGtaaataatcatttataaataatatataatatataaataataatttacaaaaTAGTTGTGGCCAAACACTGAATAGCTGTAATGTTTAATTTCCCCTTTGGGATTattaaagtgatctatctatctatctatctatctatctatctatctatctatctatctatctatctatctatctatctatctatctatctatctatctatctatctatctatctatctatctatctatctttacaGCAACTGAATAGACTTTTCTGAATACATTCAGAAACTTATTTTAGAATACATAATAAGGTTTTCCTTATTTCCTTACCAACATGGACCATGTTGCTTTTGGTTATTTTGCCTCAGTGTCTAAAGTATTGTATTGTATCCTACAAGTATCGTACAGTAATACTTACCTAATTACTAATTGTAAATGTACCTTGAGCTACTGTAATGCTtgattttctatctatctatctaaatcaAATCTTTTGTGATCAGAAAGGCTGTTCTCTGACTCTTAGGTCAATATGAAAATGCAGCCAAATAGTTTGAAAACACAGACAATTAATGactttaaaatttttaaagcaatgtttattattgtgggttttaaaaaaaatatgtatatatgtatgacaAAATGTAATTGGAGCAACATTAGCAAGCATTACATTACAATATGAAAATGcaggcaaataataaaaaaaaacacagacaattactgacttttaaattattaaagcaatgtttattattgtgggttttctaaaaaaaaaaaaagataagataaaattgAATTAGAGCAACATTTGGAAGCATTACATTACAATATGAAAATGcaggcaaataataaaaaaaaaacacagacaattactgacttttaaacaatgtttattattgtgggtttcctaaaaaaaactttaagacAAAATTTAAGAAACCTGTGTGGGAGCGGGAGGAGTTTTTACCTACATGGCAACGTTAACGgtcatttttcttttaaattttggATTTTATTTGACAGAAAAATCCAAATTTCtctcatatttctttatttctttgtaaTTTGCCAAATGTACTGCTGTTTAATGTACTGTCAGTCAAGAGACCGCCAGTTTTTGGGACgtgtgagaaaaaaaaaaaaaacatccttaCTATCCACATCaccttattttaaattaaacttaATTTATTCTAAATACCCCTAAACACAGCTGCTTCTATTTGATACTTACTATCCACATCaccttattttaaattaaacttaATTTATTCTAAACACCCCTAAACACAGCTGCTTCTATTTGTACCAGATATTGTTGTAAAtttgctttgtgtttgtgttgtgtttttttacagTGCTTATCGTAGCGCCTGCCCTGCTCGTTTCGGCAGGTAATTACTACACATAAAACACTATGTTAACATGTCATACATTGCTAACATGTTACTTGTGATTTTTCACCTCAAAAATGCTTATGTGTCTGTATATTAACTATGTTTTTTAGAAAATGTAATCTCCTGTGATGGGAATGTCCAGCGCCTCACTTGTGGTGAGTTTAAATCTTTTACAGTCTCAAACAGTATCAATAAATGTGtattaaattctaataaatgaaGAAAAGTCCTTGCTAGATTATCAGATATGAGTCATGTCACAGAGTATCAAAATTTTGGTATAATTACAAGTCTAATTTGAATCAGATCAGATTAAATCCACACATGTTATGCAGTAGAAATATGTCTGACACCTGACTCAACATCACCAATCAACCAGAATATTAAAAGCAAAGAACTGATTGTTCGCTTACTGCCTAATACATTTCAAATTCCAATGATATTGATATGACTTCAACTTTGGAAATCTGATCTCCAAATCTCCATTGTGATCTGGATCTTTGGGATGTTCCGGACAGACAAGTCAATTCCACAGAGGCCCCACCTTGCAATTTACAAGACTTAAAGGACAAGAACATCTTGGTTCCGGATAACACACACGTAGCTACGCCAGATGGTATTATTGTTGGAAGATTGGTGTGTACTTGTGAACACAACACATGATACAGACTGTTCCAAAGCCTAGTAATGTCACACCTGTGAAGATTCATTCCAGTTGACATGAGAACATTGCAGGGTGTGACCCTGTATGGCAGCGCTATCAATTACTGGCCAATAttacaactttatttaatttttttaattgatatgAAAACTAAAACACTGGTTGTGTAAGGTTAGTTGTGAAAAGTTTGAGTTGATATTGGGAGGTTTGGGGTTTTTTCTCACTTCAGAATAACATTAAATGAAAATCATGTTTGCAGATAGAAGCACAATATGTATCGTTATTGAGATTCCTACTGAAATTGATAAAATGGTAGCTAGACACAATCACACTGTCGTCTATAATAAGGTCTGTTTCATGATGGTCTTCACCTGTGGGATGGATCCAGTTTAACTATTAGTTCAACTAACTGTTTACAGCAGGGTTTCCTGGGTGAGTCGCGAGCCAAAAAAATtagtcgcagagaaaaatattattaattgaataaacaaattttaacaggcacataaacacaaaacaaacttgtactcaaacgcccccttgtggaggctgtggtttatcttgtaaaccacagtgggaccagattgccaccatttgtattaattaagtatattttgttttcatGTCTTCAGAAAGCGGAGTGATAAGAATGCAGACTGTCCTGTACGGCCGCAGAACccaaaacctctgttttataaaCCGCACTGCTGCTGAGCTCGCCAACACCAGCTGTATCGCCAATATAACCAGCACAATTATTAGCAGGTATAGAGTTTCTTTTACTATATTATATGCAGTATTAAATGTTACTAtatatgcttttttatttttgttattattatcaataatttcattcagttttatttccttttcattttttaccactgcttcatctTGGTCAAGGTGAGCacccttcttcttcttcttcttcttcttcttattattattattattattattattattattattattattattattattattattattattaaattatacaaCTCCTGGACAATCCATTTCAAAGCTTCAGCAACCCCCGGCcttatacatatgtgtgtagatgcctggcctgccgatagcacagcttagATTAAAACcttgatctcagcagtagtgggccagCATATTATACAGCTGCACTACCTAAGTACACATATAACAATATGTTAAACCTACAAAACCCAACACTATAAACTCTCATGCTGACTTTGTTCTGCTTTTCCAAACAGGTGCAATGGGCTGAGGGAGTGCGAATATAACACAGACAAACTTAACCTTACTGACCCATGTTCTGGAATTCACAAGTACTTCAACACGACTTACACCTGCGTCAGTGCCAGTAAGTAGCTCTGGAATAACATTACATCTTAAACCAGTGCCAATATGTTGTAATAGTGTACTAGGTTTtatgttttgaattttctgtcCATACGTGAGGGTGGcatagtggctcagtggttagcactgtcgcctcacagcaaggtcctgagtttgattcccaggtagagcggtctgggtccacATCTTTTTGCATTTGTCTTacttctcccaatttagtcgtatccacttacctgattgcatttaaTTTTCCCCCTCTGACGTGTGTGCAGTtgctgactgcttcttttcacctgcacaagacacATGGGGTTCACATGGGGCTCAGTTTAgcgcacggagagacacaccctgatcacattatccctcgtctctgtgcagcaccatcgatcagccagcagaggtcataattgcatcagttatgaggaatttcCTTTGAGCAAGCCAATCATTATTCCCATAGGCATCCAGCCTGCCAGTAACTCatgagttcgagatgtcagctctggtgtgctagtgtattcaCCATTGTGACATCTGAGAGTCACATTATAGTCACATTTCAAGttaaaaacgtttttttttcttcaggaaCCAATGTGGTCTGTGAAAACAGCTATAGCACTATATACTGTGGTAAGAATTCTTTTCTTTCGTAATACTTAGCTGActgataaatttatttattccaaTTAATCCTGGAGTTTATCTTTAATGGTTAATTTGTGGTCCTGTACAGGAAATGATACTATTACTATTCTCAATGCTGTTTACGGACGCAGTAATCCTACAACCTGTATAAATGGATATAACTCCAGTGTAACCAGCAACGTCAACTGTAGCTCTGACGCACGCAGCAACGTTTCTGCATTGTAAGTTTCTTCTTTCAACTTTTTTACCAAATCTTTGGCAATCTAATGACATttgaacataaaaaaaattatatataaaaaaatatatatataaaattctaACCCCCACTGCagtgtttgagcttgtttgaggGCGGGACTTGGTCTCTTCCTGTTGCCTCTGTGATATACAATCTCTGGGGCTGGTCAGGGTGCCTGCTTAAGGGGGGTTACATGGAGCATAGCGTGGCTACAGAAAcatgtacatttaataatataatatgctGATTGTATTTGCTTATGGTTATTTTCTGTTAAGCACACTGCCTGCTAAAATAAGTGTCAATAGTGTAATCTTTTAAAAGAAATGTGATAAACcctttttctgttttctttttcagttaaagaaaactgatttttattattattattattaccctaattctaataataataataattattattatagtgttgttatattgttattattattaccctaATTCTTATTCTAataatgaatattattattatagtgttgtgatattgttattattattaccataattctaataataatagtaattattattattattattattatgttgttatattgttattattattaccctaattcttattctaataataattattattatagtgttgttatattgttattattattattaccctaattcaaattattataattatagtgttgttatattgttattattattaccctaattcttattctaataataatcattattattatagtgttgtgatattgttattattattaccctaattctaataataataataattattattattatagtgttgttatattgttattattattaccctaattcttattctaataataattattattataatgttgttatattgttattattattattaccctaattcaaattattattattatagtgttgttatattgttattattattaccctaattcttattctaataataattattattatagtgttgttatattgttattattattattaccctaattcaaattattataattatagtgttgttatattgttattattattaccctaattcttattctaataataatcattattattatagtgttgtgatattgttattattattaccctaattctaataataataattattattattattatagtgttgttatattattattattattaccctaattcttattctaataataattattattataatgttgttatattgttattattattattaccataattcaaattattattattattatagtgttgttatattgttattattattactctaattcttattctaataataataataattattatagtcTTGTtatattgttagtattattactcTAATTcttattctaataataataattattattatagtgttgtgatattgttattattattaccctaattctaataataataattattattattatagtgttgttatattgttattattattattaccctaattcaaattattattattatagtgttgttatattgtaattattattacccTAATTCTTattctaataattattattattatagtgttgttatattgttattattattaccctaATTCTTattctaataattattattattatagtgttgttatattgtaattattattacccTAATTCTTattctaataattattattattatagtgttgttatattgttattattattattaccctaattcaaattattataattatagtgttgttatattgttattattatcacccTAATTCttattctaataataaaaattaatattatagtcttgttatattgttattattattaccctaattctaattatttttattattgtgttgttatattgttattattattactaccctaattctaattattattattattattatagttttgttatatagttattattattaccctaattcttattctaataataataattattatagtgttgttatattgttattattattattactaccctaattctaattattattatttatttatttttattattattattattattattattattattattatagtgttgttatattgttgttattattaccctaatcctaattattattaatattattatgttgttgtcattgtttttttttaccttttacttttttactatattttttgtttcttgGCTTATGCATATCATGATCATTCTTGTCAAAACTTAAATCATGCTGACATTCCTATTTTCTTTTAAAGATGTGATGGACAAACCAAATGCACTCTGTATTCTACAAGCAACAATTTTGAAGACAAGTGCCCTGACACTAAAAAGTACCTGACTGTCAATTATTTCTGCAATCTAACTCCAAATCCAAATGTCACTAGTGAGTAATCTGTCCTTCCTGCCAACTCTTCTGTCTTTAACTCCCTTCAGAAAACATGATGCTTAACCTTAATGTCTTAAACATTAGGAGTAAATGCAGGATACTTTTTGTAATGTATATGTCTTAGCTATTGATGtgtattaaaatgatttaatttctTTCATGCAGAAACCTTTTCGGTTTGTCAAGGCCTTGATGCTACAATTGATTGTGGTGTGTACTTATTTACCTTTTATCTCTTTTCTGCATACcaaagataataaaataaatcctatTACCACAACGTATAAATGCTGTTTCTAGTCGTTAAACGTTACCATAAACTCACTGCAATCTTGGTCATAtatcttactttttttttttttcttgtgccaCATTTTAGGCAACCGCACCATTCACGTCAACAAAGCTAACTACGGTCGAACCGATTCTACTGTATGTTCTACTGGAGTCCCTATCTGCCAGATCTCCACTACAAACTGCTACAAGACCGACTCACTACTCAAAGTTGCTCAAATGTAACTTAAGTTAAACCTTTTCATTAGACAACAATCAAAGTCActaaaaatacacacaataattattaaatggAGATGCTTTAAATGGAAATCTTATTCTTTTTTGCAGCTGTAATGACAAGAACAGCTGTGTGGTACCTGTGACAAACGAGTTCTTTGGTGAACCTTGCTATGGTACCAACAAGTACCTGAGCATTGATTATAACTGTGTATAAATGTAAGTTTCTCTTTCTTCCCAATCCATTTATACTCCTCATACCACTTACACTTCACTTCATACTGGTTACCACTGCAGGGCTGGAAagtaacaaaaataaacaatgacTATTTCTGCTCAGTGTTGGATGTGGTTCAAAAAATAGGAGTGACTATTATTTCTGTAACACACTTTATAATTTACTGGAGAAACATTATGAGTGTAGATGCTTCTAGACAGATGTAGACCTATTATAGGATATGATTAATAAACTATGCTAACATGCTCTGTAGCATAAATAGCTTAGCTGGCCCAGCTGACCACAGTTTTGGTTCAAGATGGTAGGAggtaaagcttttttattttccttGAGAAGCTCCCGTATTTGGGGGTCTCATTGTGGTCCTTATAACTGATTTGGTAAAATTTTCAGACCACATTCAATTCCTGTCACAACTCTCCATATTTTATTTGGACTAGCGTCCTGCACTGAGAACACATTGACAAGAGCACTTTCCCAAAGACTGGGCTGTATGCCCTTCCCCCTCCCCATTTTTTCATTAACCAGCATACCCACCTAAAAAGGTAAACTgataaaattaaaaatcatgATCAAATATGATCATAAACTGCATTTATGCAccacttaggtggcacagcggtaaaacacgctagcacaccagagctgggatttcaaatacatcatattgaatctcagctctaccatccagctgggctgggtggctacatgaacagcgatttgtagttgttcatagggtgggacaagtcggaccagggttcctcaaaactggtgcaattacgacctctgctggctgattgatggcgcctgcgcagagttagggaataatgctgatcaaggtgtggctctccgtgcacaaagctgatccacatatgaactcgcctcatgcaggtgaaaagatgcagtcggtactgcacacgtgttggagggggcatgtgtcagatGCGAAGCtactcagtcagcagtggaaggttgtatcggtagaggtgaagcgtaatgcaatcagggtaattggatatgactagattagggagaaaattggggggattagagataatatatatatatgtatgtatatatacgtatatactgtatatatatatatatatatatacagtatatatatacgtatatatatatatatataattttttttttcactaatATCTTTTTTCAACTGTTGACCTTTTTTCTTACAGAATAACTCAAGACATTTCATCTTTATCCACTGTGTCCTCTCTTCAGCATGAAAAAGGAATCAACTCACATTATAATTGTTTAAAAGTATTGAtgtaattatttgtttgttgtttgttgtttgtttctttgtttgtttctttgtttgtttgtttgttgtttgctgGTGTTATGATTGTGCCTATGAGCTCACGttattattttttcctaaaATAATTTCATAAATTAATGTGCAATAAAGTctctaaataaatgaaaatcttGAGAAGTGTGAGATTTTTGACACTGCACTGATTGCTGCTAAAGGAATTTGGGAGTCTTGTCCTTCTGCAGAGACCTTTTGGTCAGCAGAGGAGGCATGGAGCACTGCATCAGCTGAGGTGATTTACGTGTGCTTCACTGAGCATACCAGTAGTGTTTAACAGACTTTTAACAGGTGCTAGATGACAGGAAAGGTTCTTCAAAATAATTTGTTGGCATGGTTGTAGTGATGGTAGCTTTGGAGACTTGGTCACCTCAAGATACTCTCCAACACTTTTGCCTCTCTTACAATCCTGCTCACTGCATGAGAAATTGAATCCTCTTCCAGGCAAGTTTGATTTGAACTTTTTAACTATTGCCCATACTGTAGATTTTTTCCTGCAAGTAGCTTTTCATAGCCATTCCCTGACTTATGAATAGGGCCC is part of the Trichomycterus rosablanca isolate fTriRos1 chromosome 7, fTriRos1.hap1, whole genome shotgun sequence genome and harbors:
- the LOC134318366 gene encoding rhamnose-binding lectin-like, with product MMFLKLSLLTLLIVAPALLVSAENVISCDGNVQRLTCESGVIRMQTVLYGRRTQNLCFINRTAAELANTSCIANITSTIISRCNGLRECEYNTDKLNLTDPCSGIHKYFNTTYTCVSARTNVVCENSYSTIYCGNDTITILNAVYGRSNPTTCINGYNSSVTSNVNCSSDARSNVSALCDGQTKCTLYSTSNNFEDKCPDTKKYLTVNYFCNLTPNPNVTKTFSVCQGLDATIDCGNRTIHVNKANYGRTDSTVCSTGVPICQISTTNCYKTDSLLKVAQICNDKNSCVVPVTNEFFGEPCYGTNKYLSIDYNCV